TCGGGCTTCGTATCCCGGCCGAAGGATATAGGTTCCCTTCGAGATGCTGGGTTGTTCCCGGATGTGCCCGCAGTTATCTTTTTAATTTCTCTTTCCAATGTGCCCCCATGAACAAGGCGGGATACACCACGGATGTCCCGGAGGACCGTTTCGTCCTTCTCGATGAACTGTCCTCCAGAGACCGGCCCCTTCGGGTTATGCTCGTTGGGGGAACCGACAGCGGCAAGACGACGCTCCTCACGTTCCTGGCCAACGGCCTCATTGAGAGGGGTCTTAGGGTCGCGATTGTGGACAGCGACGTTGGTCAGAAGGGAATCCTACCGCCCGCAACGGTCAGCCTTGCCTTTGTGGACGGGCCGTTCTCCAGTCCAAGCGAACTCAGGGGACACGCCCACTACTTCATAGGAACAACCACCCCGGGCCAGTACGTCGGTGAGATGGCAGTGGGGGTTAAGAGGCTCACGGACATCGCCGCCGAAAAGGCGGACGTCGTCCTGATAGACACCACCGGCTTCGTCACGGGGGCAGGAGTTGAGCTGAAGCGCCTCAAAGCCGAACTCGTTAGGCCGGATCTCATCGTTCTGCTTGAGCGGGCAGGGGAGATGGAATACCTGCGTAAGGTCCTCGCCCCGTACGGTGAGGTCGTCATGCTCTCGGTCAGCCCCGCCGCGAGGGAACACTCGCGCCGGGAACGCAGGGAAGTCCGGCGGGAAAAGTGGAGGGCATACTTTTCGAACTCCAGGACTGTTGAGGTGGATCTGACGAAGGTGATTCCTGGGGGTACGGAGCTCTTCCGCGGCAGGCCCCTGACAGAGGAGGAGCGCGAACTGCTCTCCACGCTCTTCAAGTGGCTCG
The nucleotide sequence above comes from Thermococcus celericrescens. Encoded proteins:
- a CDS encoding Clp1/GlmU family protein translates to MNKAGYTTDVPEDRFVLLDELSSRDRPLRVMLVGGTDSGKTTLLTFLANGLIERGLRVAIVDSDVGQKGILPPATVSLAFVDGPFSSPSELRGHAHYFIGTTTPGQYVGEMAVGVKRLTDIAAEKADVVLIDTTGFVTGAGVELKRLKAELVRPDLIVLLERAGEMEYLRKVLAPYGEVVMLSVSPAAREHSRRERREVRREKWRAYFSNSRTVEVDLTKVIPGGTELFRGRPLTEEERELLSTLFKWLVVAGWKGEHYTVVKVDAEGFSRQYVRPALHTVDFERLSNLLVGFIDGEGFCMGVGILKWINFSGMKAQVLTPLSEEEVENAAELRFGRIQVFENGEELGLLRREEL